Within Actinoplanes sp. L3-i22, the genomic segment TCGGCGCCGGGACGGCATTGATCGTACGGAATCTGGCCCGCACCCCGGACGACCGCATCCTGGACGCCGCGAAGACCACCGGAACCATCTTCGACACCGCGTTCGGGATGGAGCCGTCGTTCGTCACCGACATGGTGGCCCGCCGCTACTGGGCCCGGCGCCGGCTCACCAGCACCCGCCCGCCGGCCCGGCTCCCGGTCCTCACCGGTCAGGACTTCCTGATGCTGCGGCGGCGCGTGCCCCGGCTGCTGTGGCTGCTCGCGGCCACCCCGGTCCCGCTGCTGCTGGGCGCCGCGCCGGCCTGGGTCACCGCGGTCGCCGTGCTGCTCGGCGCGATGATCGCCGGCGGCACCACGACCCGGACGGTGAACACCGACGCCGGGAACCCGGTGCTGCTCCGGCTGCTCGGCCTGAGCTCCCGCACGGCCCTGACCCAGCGGCTCTGGATCCCGGTCGCGCTGGCCTTCGCCTGGTCACTGATCGCCCTGGTGCTGATGCAGGTCGCCGGGGACCTGCCGGCCGGCCCGTGGTTCCTGCTCAGCGTCCCGGCCGGGGTGACCGGCGGGCTGGCCGCGGTCCGCCGGGCGCGGGCCGGCTTCGTCCGCAACGACATGCTGCCGCTCGACACACCGATGGGCACGGTCTCGACCGGTCCGCTGGTCTACGCGTTCGCCGGGCCGGACGCCCTGATCCTGGGCATCCCGATGGTGATCGCTATCGGCCAGGGCACGCCGCTGACGTGGACGCTGCTGCTCTTCCAGACGGTGCTGGCCGGGCTCGGCGCCCGCGCCTATCTGGCCGGCACCACCGACCCGGAGCGCGTCGAACTCCAAGCCTGACCACCCGGACCGTCCAGCCCGGACCGCCCCGCCCGGCCGTCAGGGGCAGTCGATCTGGTGCCAGGTCGTCGACTTGTAATGGTCCCAGCGCAGCTCGAAGCGCACGCACCTGATCTCGTCCGTCTGACCGTCCGCCCCACCGCGGAACTCGGCGTCGACCCAGGAGTACGGGTCGGCCAGGACCTCGTGCTCATCGGCCCGGGACGCGAGGACCGTCCCGCCGTAGTTGCCGATCGATGCCGTCAGCCTCTCGAACCCGACCGTCGGGTACTCACCGGGGCTGATGTCCGCCACCGCCAGATCGACGTGGCGGGCCAGGACCCGGGCGGTGATGTCGATGGACTGCCACGCCGGGTCGTAGGAGTCGATCCGGTACAGCAGCCAGGCCGCCCCGGCGGCCAGAATCACGAACACCGCCGCGACGAGACCACCGAGGACTTTGATCACCTTCA encodes:
- a CDS encoding DUF6297 family protein; the protein is MTVIVPLRPVRRWIHQRQVSHRERGATLGNLYFAALLIAVVGAMTHRQLAKIFWPSAPDLGTLPALALSLLGVALLLKIMRAVGPVTLGRPAAYFLLTAPVSRRRLLLPSLRLAALTAAGAAAVIATGIAGHTAPHHLAGPLIATGALLGVGLLMIAVVAQRAGGWATATDRVATLVAAAGLLLLIVDNLAGGDRPAIDGWPSGPSLVTVAGALAVVVGAGTALIVRNLARTPDDRILDAAKTTGTIFDTAFGMEPSFVTDMVARRYWARRRLTSTRPPARLPVLTGQDFLMLRRRVPRLLWLLAATPVPLLLGAAPAWVTAVAVLLGAMIAGGTTTRTVNTDAGNPVLLRLLGLSSRTALTQRLWIPVALAFAWSLIALVLMQVAGDLPAGPWFLLSVPAGVTGGLAAVRRARAGFVRNDMLPLDTPMGTVSTGPLVYAFAGPDALILGIPMVIAIGQGTPLTWTLLLFQTVLAGLGARAYLAGTTDPERVELQA